AAAGGTCGTCTTCTGTAGCCGGTGGGGCGCTTAGGACAGGGCTCGGCTTTTTTCGTCCTTCCATTTGATCGAGCAGCCAATAGACGCCTTTTGGTCAGCCGGCGCCATACCGGTGGTCGCAATCGCACGCATGGCCTCGACAAGCTCTCGCGGCGCCCCCGCGCGAGGCGGAGTCGTGCGGCCTTCGTCGAGCCGGCCGCGATACTTGAGCTTCCGGTCGGCATTGTAACCGAAGAAGTCCGGCGTACAGACCGCTCCATACGCTCGAGCGACTGTCTGGGTCTCGTCGTGGAGATATGGAAACGGGAAATCATGAGCTTTCGCGAAGCGCTTCATATTCTCAAATGAGTCTTCGGGATAGCTCGCCGCATCGTTCGAGCAAATAGCTGCAAAGCCGACGCCCTCCGACATCAGCACGCGGGCGTCCGAAACCATGCGGTCGATCATCGCTTTAACATAGGGACAATGGTTACAGATGAAGACGACGACCGTGCCTTTTTCGCCCGCAACGTCGTCCCGTGCGTAAGTCTTGCCATCGGTGGCCGGAAGCCGGAACTCCGCCGCCGGCGTATCAGGAACGACTTGGGTCGCTGTTGTCGCCATATCGCACCTCCTTGTGCCAAAATCTATGCTGACGACGGCTTGCCGGGCACAGTTTCCAAACCCTGCTCGCGAGTCGCGTCACGTCAGCCATTTCCGGTCTACGCCCTGACAGCCGACGTGAAAAGAAGTGTTGAGGTTGGTCGGTCAGGGCACCAGGGCGGACGTTTCAGCTTGCCGCGATCCTGTGCGTCCAATCGGAGATTGTGCCGATCGCAAGCAGCATGTTGCCGACTTGACAGTCCCAGGGCGCTTTGCGGTCCGCGCGCGGGGGCACTTCATTTGAGTAGTAAGAGGAGCGATGCGGCGTTTGGACAGTGTTGCTGTCGGATTACATCGCTTGCGATGGAGCAAATTTGAGCGTTGAATTTTGCGGGTGGGTCAAGCGAGGCGAGTTTGGCTTGACGCTGGCGCAATTCTTGCGGGTCACCAAGCCACCTCCTGCCCGGCAAATTCCTCAGAGAGGAGTCACCATCATGTGCGCAGGCGATGATCAAGCGTGCCCGCAATTTGAGCTGCATCGACAGAAGCTCCTTGAGGACCTCGACCAAGAGCGGCGCGCATTCCTTAAG
The DNA window shown above is from Bradyrhizobium sp. ISRA464 and carries:
- a CDS encoding thioredoxin family protein, whose amino-acid sequence is MATTATQVVPDTPAAEFRLPATDGKTYARDDVAGEKGTVVVFICNHCPYVKAMIDRMVSDARVLMSEGVGFAAICSNDAASYPEDSFENMKRFAKAHDFPFPYLHDETQTVARAYGAVCTPDFFGYNADRKLKYRGRLDEGRTTPPRAGAPRELVEAMRAIATTGMAPADQKASIGCSIKWKDEKSRALS